The Syntrophobotulus glycolicus DSM 8271 DNA window GATTCCCGGATAGACGGTCATTTCTTGATCGGGAAATTCTTCTTTCACCAGTGGAATGAGGCCAAAAAACCCCGGGTCTCCCGAGACAAGCAAACCAATTTCCCGATAATTGCCGATGTTGTTTTTCAGCAGTTCGATGGTTTGAACCGGGCTGCCGGAAAAAATATATTTTGCTTTGGGTTTATGACTGAATACATTGCGGTACTTGGCATTTCCCAGAAGCAGATCACAAGTTTCAACAACTTCTTCAATGATTGGCGGCAGCCAGTGTTTTTCTCCCGGCCCCATTCCTATTATATGTAACATGAAATTGTTTATCCTCCTCTGCTGATGATAACCAAATTGATTCGTTTTTCTTAGCACTGTGGATGATTAATCAAGGAAGCTAAAAAACCGGCTCCAAAGCCATTGTCAATATTCACTACCCCAATACCGGCCGAACAGCTGTTCAGCATGGTCAGAAGAGCAGACAAACCTCCGAAGTTTGCTCCATAACCGACGCTTGTCGGAACAGCAATCACAGGCTTATTCACCAGACCTCCGATGACACTGGGCAAAGCTCCTTCCATACCGGCCACCGCGATAATCACTCTGGCACTGTTCAATTTGTCTGTCTGGGCCAATAAGCGGTGCAGACCGGCAACTCCGGTATCGTAAACCCTCGTAACATCGTTGCCCATGGTCTCAGCAGTGACTGCCGCCTCTTCCGCTACCGGGATATCTGAGGTCCCGGCGGAAATCACCAGAATATGTCCTGTTGATTTTTGCGGACCTTTTTTGATGACAATAGTTTGGGCCAATTCATTATACTCCGCTGTACTGATCTCTGCACAAACAGCCAGGTAGACCTCATGATTTGCTCTTGTGGCCAGAATATTCCCTCGCGAATGTTCATTTAATTTGCGGGCAATAGCCACCACCTGAGCAGTTGTCTTGCCCTGACAGTAGATGACTTCCGAAAAACCGCAGCGGTCCTGACGCTGGATATCTACCTTCGCAAAATCAAGATCAGAATAGTACATTTCCTTTATTTGATTGATCCCGGTTTCTACTGAAAGCAAACCGCTGTTGATTTGTTCCAGCAATACGCGCAATATTTCTTCGTTCATGTTTTTCTTTCACTCGCCTCAGATGTATTCAGCAGGGCATAAAGGAGATCAGCCGCAGCCTGAATGTCATTTTTATCAGCGATTTCTCCCGGAGTATGAATGTGTCTGATGGGAATGCTGATTCCGCCGGTCAGGATGCCTCCATGAGCCAGGTGAATCGGTCCGGAATCGGTGCCCCCCTTATCGAGGATTTCCCACTGAAAGGGAATCTGCTTTTCCCGGGCAATTCCCGCGATCCATTCCCTGATTTCCGGGGAAATGATGATTGAACGGTCCATGACTTTGATCCCGCAGCCCTTGCCTAACGCAATCGTGCAGTTCTTATTTTCCGGAAAATCATCGGCTATTGTGGCATCCAAAACAATAGCCAGATCCGGCTGCAGGACATTGGCGGCGATCTTCGCCCCTCTGGTTCCAACCTCCTCCTGGACCGTAAACACAACATATAAATCATCCCTGGACTGAATCTGTTTGAGAACCTCGACAGCCGCAAAACATCCCGCCCGGTTGTCCAGGGACTTGGCAATCACCCTGTCCTTGCTTTCATTGTATGGTCCGAACAAGACAGCCATTTCTCCAATCAGGTCTTGAGAGCAAGCCTCGATGGCCGGGGAATCGATATAATATTTCTCGAGTTTTTTTTCTCCGTAAATATCGGTTTCCTTAGAAATC harbors:
- a CDS encoding M20/M25/M40 family metallo-hydrolase — its product is MREKITLDYSVLNKLTQSFGPSGREESIRRLLISLVKDHCDEIICDRLGNLIVHKKGPGKKVLVAVHMDEIGLIITNVDPKGFLRYSAVGGLRSRDLVHTRVRFENDVYGMISKETDIYGEKKLEKYYIDSPAIEACSQDLIGEMAVLFGPYNESKDRVIAKSLDNRAGCFAAVEVLKQIQSRDDLYVVFTVQEEVGTRGAKIAANVLQPDLAIVLDATIADDFPENKNCTIALGKGCGIKVMDRSIIISPEIREWIAGIAREKQIPFQWEILDKGGTDSGPIHLAHGGILTGGISIPIRHIHTPGEIADKNDIQAAADLLYALLNTSEASERKT
- the larB gene encoding nickel pincer cofactor biosynthesis protein LarB yields the protein MNEEILRVLLEQINSGLLSVETGINQIKEMYYSDLDFAKVDIQRQDRCGFSEVIYCQGKTTAQVVAIARKLNEHSRGNILATRANHEVYLAVCAEISTAEYNELAQTIVIKKGPQKSTGHILVISAGTSDIPVAEEAAVTAETMGNDVTRVYDTGVAGLHRLLAQTDKLNSARVIIAVAGMEGALPSVIGGLVNKPVIAVPTSVGYGANFGGLSALLTMLNSCSAGIGVVNIDNGFGAGFLASLINHPQC